In one Ananas comosus cultivar F153 linkage group 12, ASM154086v1, whole genome shotgun sequence genomic region, the following are encoded:
- the LOC109718404 gene encoding uncharacterized protein LOC109718404, protein MDRYHKVEKPRPQSAINENEVRITTQGLIRNYVNYATSLLQEKRVREIVLKAMGQAISKTVAVAEIMKKRIPGLHQETSTSSVSITDVWEPIEEGLVPLETTRHVSVISITLSPRELNKDSPGYQAPVHAEQPKHQQKAQQLQEYQPQQQYQPRQNQDSYGRGRGRVRGRGRGWARGGYGVYAGYGNNRGGYGGYRNNQGGYGGYRNNDGAYGGYQNNEGGYGGYGHDQENGGWSSNWGQGGGRGRGNWSYRGSGYERGRGVTRGYYARGSRGRAGGRGRGFQQASY, encoded by the exons ATGGACAGATACCACAAAGTGGAGAAGCCCCGGCCCCAATCCGCCATTAACGAGAACGAGGTTCGAATCACCACACAGGGGCTCATCCGGAACTACGTCAACTACGCCACTAGTCTCCTTCAG GAAAAAAGAGTGCGAGAGATTGTCTTAAAGGCCATGGGACAGGCGATCAGCAAAACTGTGGCTGTTGCAGAGATTATGAAG AAAAGGATTCCTGGTTTGCATCAAGAAACCTCGACCAGTTCGGTTAGTATTACTGATGTATGGGAACCTATTGAGGAGGGCCTTGTACC ATTGGAAACAACACGCCATGTTTCAGTTATCTCAATCACTCTGTCACCAAGAGAGCTAAACAAGGACTCCCCTGG GTATCAAGCTCCAGTGCATGCAGAGCAGCCTAAGCACCAACAAAAAGCCCAACAGCTGCAGGAGTATCAACCGCAACAACAGTATCAACCAAGACAAAATCAAG ATTCCTATGGACGAGGGAGGGGTAGGgtgagaggaagaggaaggggtTGGGCTAGAGGAGGATACGGTGTCTATGCTGGATATGGAAACAACCGAGGTGGGTACGGTGGATACAGGAACAATCAAGGTGGATATGGTGGATATCGAAACAATGACGGTGCGTATGGTGGATATCAGAACAATGAAGGTGGATATGGAGGATATGGACACGACCAAG AAAATGGTGGATGGAGCTCAAATTGGGGTCAAGGTGGCGGGCGAGGTAGAGGGAATTGGAGTTATCGCG GTTCCGGATATGAACGCGGCAGGGGCGTCACAAGAGGATACTATGCTCGGGGCAGTCGCGGAAGGGCTGGGGGCCGCGGGAGAGGGTTTCAGCAGGCCTCCTACTAG
- the LOC109718403 gene encoding probable prolyl 4-hydroxylase 6 has product MGSGHRLDLVLVLVLIHLLFGPLPTLAHGDDDDAHAFLFDPTRVIQLSWRPRAFLCKGFLSGDECDHLIKLAKGKLEKSMVADNESGKSVMSEVRTSSGMFLEKHQDEIVARIEKRIAAWTFLPVENGESMQILHYENGEKYEPHFDYFHDKANQVLGGHRVATVLMYLSDVIKGGETIFPNAESKLTQHKDDSWSDCSRNGYAVKPRKGDALLFFSLHPDATTDTDSLHGSCPVIEGEKWSATKWIHVRSFDKPVSVERSGEACDDENTLCPQWAAVGECVKNPLYMVGSKDSPGFCRKSCNVCAL; this is encoded by the exons ATGGGATCCGGTCACCGTCTCgacctcgtcctcgtcctcgtcctcatCCACCTCCTCTTCGGACCTCTCCCCACCCTCGCCCatggagacgacgacgacgcccaCGCCTTCCTATTCGACCCCACCCGCGTTATCCAACTCTCATGGCGCCCTAG GGCTTTTTTGTGCAAGGGATTCCTCTCCGGCGACGAATGCGACCACCTAATCAAATTG GCAAAAGGAAAGCTGGAGAAATCAATGGTGGCCGATAATGAGTCCGGGAAGAGCGTGATGAGTGAGGTCCGCACAAGCTCAGGAATGTTCCTTGAGAAGCACCAG GACGAAATTGTTGCAAGAATCGAAAAGAGGATCGCTGCTTGGACATTTCTTCCAGTAG AAAACGGCGAGTCGATGCAAATTCTACACTACGAGAATGGTGAAAAATATGAGCcccattttgattattttcacgaCAAGGCAAATCAAGTGCTTGGAGGTCACAGAGTCGCCACGGTTCTCATGTACTTGTCTGATGTCATAAAGGGTGGGGAGACCATTTTTCCTAATGCGGAG AGTAAACTTACTCAGCACAAGGATGACTCCTGGTCTGATTGTTCAAGAAATGGCTATGCAG TAAAACCAAGAAAAGGCGATGCTCTCCTCTTCTTCAGCCTTCACCCTGATGCAACAACAGATACCGACAGCCTGCACGGAAGCTGCCCTGTTATAGAAGGCGAGAAGTGGTCTGCGACAAAGTGGATTCACGTAAGATCCTTCGATAAGCCAGTGAGTGTAGAGAGGTCGGGCGAGGCATGCGACGACGAGAACACCCTTTGCCCGCAGTGGGCTGCGGTGGGCGAGTGCGTGAAGAATCCTCTTTATATGGTTGGATCGAAAGATTCACCTGGGTTTTGTAGGAAAAGCTGCAACGTCTGCGCGTTATAG
- the LOC109718481 gene encoding probable calcium-binding protein CML45, with translation MEKPSTTSLFLNTTKLTWAIKTLHKLFPTYLSHLQSYTNLFTTTFMAPNDHNATNQPFHALQHGHESENGHEDPNKLITREDVEMIMGRMGMRLGGDDDDEPATGIDDLSGLFAEKEPSLEEVREAFSVFDENSDGFIDAKELQRVLSRLGFAEGVDLHACKRMIDAYDVNNDGRIDLIEFVKFLDGSFC, from the coding sequence ATGGAGAAACCATCAACAACTTCTCTCTTCCTCAACACCACAAAACTCACTTGGGCCATCAAAACACTCCACAAGCTCTTCCCCACCTACTTGTCACACCTCCAATCCTACACAAATCTCTTCACCACCACATTCATGGCCCCAAATGACCACAATGCCACCAACCAACCATTCCATGCATTGCAACATGGCCATGAAAGTGAAAATGGTCATGAGGACCCCAACAAGTTGATCACAAGAGAGGATGTGGAGATGATAATGGGGCGGATGGGCATGCGGTtgggcggcgacgacgacgacgagccCGCGACGGGCATCGACGACCTGTCGGGCTTGTTCGCGGAGAAGGAGCCCAGCTTGGAGGAGGTCAGAGAGGCCTTCTCTGTGTTTGATGAGAACAGTGATGGTTTCATTGATGCAAAGGAGCTGCAGAGGGTTCTCTCCAGGTTGGGGTTTGCAGAAGGGGTGGATCTGCATGCATGCAAGAGGATGATTGATGCTTATGATGTGAACAATGATGGGAGGATAGATCTGATTGAGTTTGTTAAGTTTTTGGATGGTAGCTTTTGCTGA